The sequence CTATGAGTCCCTGGTAGAGTCTGTGATTGATGCGATGTCTTGCGCAGAAGGCTGTGATGACTGTCTCCTACTCGGGAGAGCTGCTGAAATGTCACTTATGCTTTTCATTGTGATTGATAAATAGATATCAGGATGGTTTGCAGAACACAGAATTACTTATGACTGCTTTTTATAcacgtatatgtatgtatgaatgtatgtataaatgcatTAGGGATCTCTGGAAAAATGTAAGTTCTTAGTGTTGACATTTGCCATCAATAACAATCTCTATGTATTTCTCTTTTGGCTACCTTCTGAAAGTCCTTGAACTCCCTTGGAGTGAGGAGAGCAAGAGGAAATCCACTCCACATCTGGACAGTAAAACTGTCTGGAGGTACTCCAAGGATGTCTGTAATCACAAAAACTAAGGTAATGAGGGACACTGGGCTTTCAGTAACAATTCTTTCTTTCCTATGTCAGAATCCCCCTGTCCCCTTGAACATCTCCttgaaaatattaatctttttgCAGCTACTACAGTGGTGAAAATCCACAATATTTCCCAAATTCCCGAATCAAAAATGTTTCTCAGACAATATCTGTTTCCTCAGATCTTCCCAGCTGCATACAAGGCAttagtattttatgttttttatcagCATTGTCATTTGTCATCAGGTGGAAGCAAAATGAATATTTCTTAGCCCACAAGGGGCTCTACAGTGATGTGTATGCTCTGAAAGCTAATCCTGTCCAACACACAATCTCCTTTGTCTTATCCATTGGGAAATGTTTCTCCAGGACAATACCTAAAACAAGCACTCACCAACCAACCCACCAACCAAATCACAGAATCTCTCCGGAAACAATGCTGTGCAGCTGTTGTGACCTTTGATACTTTATAGCCCTAATAGTAAAGAATGAGTTTAATCTTGACAGGGAAAAGTACTTGTAATCCATAACACACTCCTTACCCAGTGTGCAAGGTTAGCCAGTTGCAGAGTGTGCTTTCACTGTCACACTCACAGAGGGCAGCACCACCCAGGACCAGCACACATTACACAAATAAAAGGGTCTCTGCTGAAATAAATGGCTGGTGAaatggtcacactttacaataatgtgcACCAATTATTAATGAATCGATGTATGAATACCTCATGAAATAGTGCATGAATACTTAATGCACTTCAGTTCTGTAGTTAATTACAAGTAAAACAAGGTTAGTGCCAGGGTCAGagatagggttacagactaggtttGCGGTTAGGGCTTCTACATGTGATCACCACCAAAACTCAGTGGAAATGCACGAGGCATTCATGTTATTCCTGTGCGATTCATTCATCAATATATTAGTAATTGcctattattgtaaagtgttaccaataaaataaatacctttGTGCTCATTCATGTGTTTAGAGTTCCAGAGCAGCTAGACCGGCTGAATCATATATAGATTAATGTATAGATTTAGCTTAAAAAGTAgaaaatcaaaaggttttttatataagaaatgtgtttttatatacaaCTTTATCACAACTGTAGCTACTCAAACTGGGATTTGTGTTTGCAGTGCATGGATGTATCTTTACGTGATTTATGACAGGAGCGGAAACTGTTAAATCATAGTGTGGGAATAAATTTAGTAATAAGTCACATTTTTGATTCCCCACAATAGAGCACTTGTGACTCCCAATACAGTTATTTAAATCTTTAATGATGTGTGTTTAAGGCATTGCAGATGGAAATTATAACATCATTGTATTTGTATCCAGTGACTAGAGCAAGTGGGATTCCAGACTGCGGCATTAAGACCAGAGATGATTTTCATGtctgagggaaaaaaaggaaaggaaaggaaatggaGAAACATTATTTGGGTTCACTTTTCATTTGTCTTGGTTTGCACACTTTCAGCATAGTTCACATGAGGGCCGGCATTTTCAGCtcaagttttttattttgtatttttaatgataGTGTCAGTGGCTCAATTTGTAAGAATCCACCTGTGAttccaatacaaatattttaagtaAGTATTATTACACTTCCCTCAATCTGACTGATCTGGATCGGTTgtttttggatttgttttgttttatgaattCTCATGACAGTTTTTAGATTTTGAACTACAAAAATGCATTGATATAGTTTTATGACGCATACACAGAATGCAATATTTTGCTACTGCCCTGCTTTGGGGCTAGAAGTGATGACTCAGCAGTCAGATGTGTAAAGATACTTGCACCTATTGACTGCCTTGAAGAACACGAGCTCAGCTATCCTTCACAactgtattaaattaaaatatttacacttTCATGCAGGAACATTATGCACCGCAGGGTTGCTAGGAGGTCGCTCTTGAATATGTCGATTTGCATTGACTATGCTATTTTATAACACTTGGTTATGCATGATTAAACTTTTTCCGGTTAACAAGAGAGGCAAAAAGTAATTTTATCACCCATCAGTCTTAAAGTGATATCATTATCCCAGTAGGTGGCTTCTGGTTTCCATCTGGAATGCCAAAACCCCATTGCTGTGGCCTGTGTAAGCGTTGGATTATTTCTACAGACaactcaacaacacactatatatatatgtttctttatataaataatCGAAATGGAAGTTCATAACACTAGGTAAGGATGCctgctaataaaaacataaattaataaacaaacaaataaataatcactcagaatgtattaattcataatcattaaaaacataGATGTATAATTTTTCAGTAACAGGAGCTTTGattctcagcctgaaataacaCTTTGTTAACCACTTATTTGACTTCTGATAATACACTGACCAGGTAAAAGATATCTGAATAACATAGGCCTATATTTGTTCATTATCAGTTACCAGTCAATGTCACATATTTCCATTGCTCCAGTAATCCTGTGTTGACTTGTTCAGGACTCTCCTCAATTGCTCTCAAGCTGCTTGCTGAATGTTCTGCTGAACTACTGATGTCTCAAGCACAGCGGTAATCCACTCTTGATCCAGCTTTTCCAGGCAGCATTGACAACCTCTCCCTTTATCTCTCCATCTTTCACCCCAGCACACTGCCATCATTTGAGCACATTGGAAGGAAAAGCACTTATTGATGAATCATCACCACTCAAGCAAATCCCTGCTTGTAGGACAGTTTTATGATCTCATGACTTACTTAGTGTGCCTTTAGAATTCTTAAATTCAGGCAGCATCTTTGAGAGAAGTTTTGGAAATGTAACACTGGTTTGTTAGGATATATGGAGATCTGAATGGAAAcaaaagtgaaaataataacatattaaacattttttgttttggtgaaAGTTTCTCAAATGAGTTATCTCAGTTACAACAGtcaaaatcaatcaatttgtatttagtatagtgtCCTTTGCAGGGTAGAGCACTTTATagattgaaaataaacagacaaaactaAAAGTTCTTACTGCCAGTGTTGACAGTATGGCAGCAAGAAAAGAAACTTCTGGTCATCTATAGTCAGGCTGTATGTCTCATATTTCTCTTCTCCAAATCATAGTTCACTGCACACATGTAAGCACACGCTCCATTCCTATTCATAACATAGATATTTGAAAGCAGCAGTCGGGAAAATTCCAGTGAGTGTGAGGTTACCATTGGTGGCATTAGATTTCCTTTCCctcattctttttgtttttgtggtctCTGCATGCTTTACTCCAGTGCTTGGTGAAATGCAGCTGCATGGCTGATAAAGTATAAACACAGGTGCAGTTGAAGAGGCTGGAAGGTCATCTAAAAAGGCCAACTCTGACATACtaactaatagcaaactacaaacatgtACTTCAAAGCAGTTATATTTTTGAATGGAATGAAGAAGAATTGAATAAAGAATAAAACCACCACAGAGAAGAGGTTTTAAGTTTTCTTTTAGTAGTTGGTTTTAGTAGTAGCCCAAGGATTATTACATTATTCACAAATCCTTAAAAAACAATGGTTCGGTGTCACCAGATGTAAGGGGGGGAAgcattttgaaaatgcaattcaaaaGCCTTATATTAACATATTATTTAGCCTTTATATTGTATGCTGGTAAGTGAATTACAATATTAACACACTTTTTCTGGTTTGTGTTAGCCCAGAAAGAAACTGCAGGATCCCATATAAAGCTCTAAAGACCGTCTGTTGTGGCTCCACAATGCATTATGGGAAAGATTAGTAACTTTGTACCAGAAACTATAAAATATGACTTTGGAATGAAGGAAATTAAAACGTCTGATGTTTAGTGTTTTCAACAGGGGACCCAAGGTTTGGAAAGTTAACCAGGTGGACATGTAATCGTATATATCACTGGGCTTGTTTAGCGGTACAGTGCATAACAtatctttgttttcatttctacaCTTCTCAAGTGTGAGTTTATGTTCCCCATGCATGTGAAAGTAGggcaaaggaaaaaaatgaaaatatatttttgttacattattttatattctcTTATAGTTATTTCCAAAGACGCATACTTtgccttaaatataaatgaaatagGCTCCTCTTCTGGCATTGCTATTTAGTAGTGgaaacataattaattaaatggtatattattaataaaatgtatttgtcatttTGTCTTACTACTGAATATTTCTATGGTTCATTCTATAAGCTCAGTGGTTTACACTTCTTATATGTTTCACCAGATCATGACAACTTGGAGCTGAAGTTCCTTGCAGTGCCAGGAGCTACCACTTTACACTACCCTCCCAGATTTTCCTCTGAAGGTGACAGATAGGAGACGGAGCTGACTTGTCCTCACAGGTCTCCCAGTGGAACGCATCTGTTTCCAGCCCCACATTCTTAATGGACATTCCAACATCAGATATGAACATCATTTGGCTTTTCCAATCTTTAACCAATCAAACTGTCAAACAATTGCTCACCAGATTGATTGCccataaaaaaacaatgctTTCTGAGGTGTTTGTTCTCGCACTTAAACAGAAAAAAGGTGGAGAAGCTGTTTTTCCATCACAAATATGTAAAACGGTTGAAGCCAACTGAGGTCAATGCTCACGCACTCGTGGTGAAAACGTGTCTCAGGATTGTCTCTCTTTTATGCTTCTCTGTGTCTCACTGGGTTGATTTCAGTACTTCGTTCTGGTGAGTAATgtagttttgtttgtgtttatgaaGTAGAAGATTATAATAAAGCCAGTAAATCACCCTATAACCTTGTTAACATAATGTATCTTATGGAAAACTTTTTTCAGATTCcgacaaaaatgtaaaagaaacaaCAGCCATTCAACAGAATATGTGACATGCGTACctccactctctctgtctctcaacaGGTTTTTTTAGATGAACACATGCTGAAAGTTGTTGCTCATTGCCTAGCATTGGGTAGCTGGATGCCACAGAGACGAGATGGGTCTGATAAGTAACTAGATACGAGTGTCTTTCCTGCAGAGGTCCCATCAGCTGGGTCTCACAACTGCCAGGTGTAACCAGCCACCAACTTGTAATCAGGCTTTTCCCAGtgccattattaaaaaacatcCCTGGAATGCTGCTTCAATTTGTAAGCTTTCATCTTCTGCATACTCTCccagtgatttgttttttccgACCCCCAAGGCCTCTTTCAGAGATGGATGGAGGAAAAGAATATGTACAAAATAATTACAGCTAAACTGCTGAAAGACGGCGATGTGCAGTTGTAAGTGAATTTTTTAAAACCTGTTTATATGTACACATCCCGCTGTTAACATGAACCATTGTGTGTTTGCAATTGTCAACACCAAAATAAGTACTGGATTGAACAGGATGTGCAGGAGCCCACATGAATGGGTTTGTATTCCCCTCGTACTTACCGATTTGCAATGAATTCTACTTAGGTAGCGCTCTGGACACTCGTGAGATATGTGAGCATGTTTTGTATGTCATTGTGGTTATATGTGGCACTGCAGTTCTGCATACACTGACCCTACATTATCACTACAGTAAGAAACATTATGTACAGAAACATAGTGATCATTATTGACAGTCATTCTATAGCTCTGAACGTTACTTAGTAGATGCCTTTTCACATATATTAGGTCCATATGTTTGCTATATTTCAGTGCAAAAGCAACCGGTTAACATCTTCTTGCATTTGTATAAGCATCAGACCTGACACAACTCTTGCTCCACAGGGGTGAAATCAGTTGCATCAGCACAACCCTGTGTTTAGGAATGAGTATAGTGGGAATATAACCACACTTTtaacaaactaaacaaatcccAGACAGATACTTAAACGTACGTTCCTATTTCCCAGAATCTGAAGGGAATTCAGCAACTGGGAAAGTTAGTTGACCCATAAAAATGTTAGCCGTGTCCAAATCCTCATTGTGTAAAATACATGAGAATAATCtaaaattatttgtaattatgCAAAGTGACCATCCATATTCTATTGTTATATTGGAACACTTCCTCaatctaatatatatttaatttcacctTGGAACATTAACCCAGTATCTAATTTGTtggaatactttcaaaaaaatTCCAGGTCTCTCATTTGTATTGCATTGGGGATTTGAAGGGGGTTTTGTGACAAGTTGTTTTAGTGTGATTGCAGGCTCAACAACTCTTCTCCTGCTGCCAGAAGAAACCATTGCAAGGAATTTTCATGAAACAAAAGATGAAGCTGCTGTTTTacttaacaacaaaacaaaacaaacaaaaacaatctaataaacaaaaaaatctggATGTATTGACAAACTTGACTGCTATGTTTTTGGACTAACCAAACAGGACCCGAGAAACTGCATATTTAACATAGCGTCAGTACTGGACAAATAACTATCCAAGacattaaaaagaaatggtAGGCGTATGAAAAATTCCACAAACACCGTTAAAACGTTCACCTCTCCTCCCTCTTAAGTCTATAACTAATTTCACACAGAAACGTACAAACAGTGTCACGTATAAGAAATACAGCACACGAAAACAGTTGCAATTGTGAACTCCAGACATAGCAAAGGGAATTCTTGCATTGTGAGATCCGCAGCTGTATCTTGAGTGATTGATGAGTTACAACCAGACAGGCAATAAAATGGGAGAATGTGTGGCTGGACTGTGAAGACATATGTACATGTGGGAAACAGGTGTTTTTCACTCTGCAAAACAATACGTCTTTACCTTCGAGATAAAAAGCATAGATTCTCTTTGGCGATTCTAACCCACTGACTGTATTTTGCCAAACCAGTGATCCAAATGGGAGGAAGGTCAATTGGGCCATTGCTGGGCAGCACAGTGCAGCTGCTAGGTTAATTTGAAGACACTGAAATGCCATTATCCATGGGTCACCTTACATAAACCATGGGTCTGAGTACACAGTGGCcagtaatactactactatgactactacaactactactaatattaataataatacttagtAGAGTAGGTGTAGCAGTACACAGCAAAAGATGATAAAAACCTTGTTAAAGAGACAGTCGTACATGAATAATTTAGTATGAAgccaggaagaagaaaaaaatgtctgccaagaaataatttAAACTATAGAAATCAAGAAGGCTGGCACTGCTACTAAAAAACAGTCATAAGATCTCTTTGTATGCCAGCTCATCAGTACACATGACTGTGAGCTTGTGTACCTTATAAAGTGTCATAATCCAGGCATTGCTGGCACAGACTTTGGGAACAGAATGCTAgaaagtttttaaataaaataatagtaataaaaaagcTCATCCTTTTCAAATGGAAAGTCCAGCTAATTGGCAATAAACAAAGCTTTCCATCAGCTCATCCACCTCTGCCTAGCAAGACGCAACCCAGGTTCAACTGCTTGTGGGTAGCATGCCAGCTACTaaaatttacttttgtattgttcacattttgcaaagaatgtgtctgtattttaccattccaaattaataataataataatttgtttttaaacattatataatgtgcttgtacatatatacaaatatacatttacatgtttaaatttcatgtacacacacacttgaaTTTTAATTTTTACAAATCACAATTAGAAGTGTAAGTTCAGTTATTTGTTAAATTTCCAGCCCCACATTCTTAATGGACATTCCAACATCAGATATGAACATCATTTGAATGATCATTTGAACTTGACGTTGCTGCATGCACATGCTTCCTTAAAATGCGAGCACTAGGACCCCGAAGGTCACCGAAAACTGTCTGTTTGTCAAGTAAAGTACATCTTGCCTGAGAGAGACAAGTTGTAGGAGAAAAATAAGAGACAGGAGTTTCCATCTGCTGATCAGATTAGACCTCAGAGTTCATACTGAACAGGATTAGTTGACCTAGAAAATGATGCATAAAAAATCTGTCctgtttgttatgtttttttgtttttgtttttgtttttaataataataataataataataataataataataataataataataataaaatcttaatagtaTGAAATCAATAACAAGAAAAAGTAGTcgcaaaaaagaaaatacaatataaattccCTTGAAGAAAAGGAACATGGAGGGTTAAAATTGGAGTACTCATATTTCACATGTGGATGTTCATGGTTAAACTCGCAAttataaaatgcagtttaaataccaatgtgttttgggggtgtttgtgttttgtttttggagtATGGCATGCTCTGTAGCAATCAGCTGGTGCGCAGCTGGATGGGTGGCTAGATATAAATCTGTCTCTTCTGCTTGCAACATGAGATTGAGGTGCAGGTACAGATTGTGTAGGCTGCAGTTTGTCTTCTTATGGTTGGTGTTGGGGTTCCTGGCGATGATGGTGACTTTTCTCGACCCTCTTTTCGGTGAACTTTCCAAGAAGCCGCTTCTTGTTCCGCGACACCAGCCCGAAGAGCGTCCCTGCGCCGTGGACGATGTTCTGGACCTTGATGGACTGTCCTCCCTGGGATCGCTGAAGGAAGACCAGCTGATCATAGTCACATCGAAACTGAGAAGTCAAGCAGATCATCCGAAGCAGGGGAGGTACAGGGTGCTGAGGGCTGGAGGCAGAAAAGAGACAGGCATGTCGCAGTCCACTCACGGGGATCTGGGCAAACCTGTGCACCTCTCTCTGCACGGGTCCGAGAGGGACCTGGAGGAGTCGGGACTGAAGAGACATGGGTTTAATGAAGTTGTCAGCGAGAAGATCTCTCTACACAGACGGCTGTCCGAGGTGCGTCATCCTTTGTAAGTAAACCCGACCTTCTGTTCAACCAAGAACTTCCACCGAATTCTCAGACACgctttgatttttgtatttttgtatctaaccagcaatatatatatatatatatatatatagtatgttcAAAAAATTAGGTTGCTTTAATATAATAGCAGGCATGTTCACGTTCATGATAGTATGTAAGTTACTAGAAAtacatgtaattattattattattattattattattattattattattattattattattatttctcataCAATGGAAATGTTTTTTCCCTAATGAAACCTCCTCCATATCACCAAATCAATTAAGTCATATGATTTAAGATTAATGGGGAAGATGAGAGGGTACAGCTGGGTCTTTTCCAAATACCAAGGCGCTCTACCAGCCAGAGACGGGCAGAAGGAGAGCTCTGCCCACTTCAGGGTTGAGAGGGCCTGATCCTGGGGGGACTGCATAACGACATTAACAGGGCCGGGGGGTGAGTACAGCCACCTGATATGGGCGCAAAGTTAACCATGCCTCCTTTTTCACCCCCTCCGTTATCCCGGGTGCAGAGGGTCATTTCTTTGGCCTGTCCCTCCAGAGACCATTCCAGAACAGGACTAAGACTGTCTTCCCTCAGGGATGAGGGACTAAGGGAGGGGGGCAGGTCTTTTCAGGACTGTTGTGTTTAcattcaggaatatatattcAATCTTCTTATATCCTGAACACTTTCAATTCCCAAACCTGTGTCATGTAAACCCTTGTATTCCAGGTGTctcacacagcagtacagcacacactTGCCAACAGCCAGTGTAATCATCTGCTTCCACAACGAGGCCTGGTCCACACTGCTGAGGACAGTGCACAGTGTCCTGGACACCGTGTCTAGGGAGCTGCTGAAGGAAATCATACTGGTGGATGACCTCAGTCAACAAGGTGGGTCGTTGTCACAGTGGGTAACAAGGTACACAGTCGGTTACACTCTGCACTTGGCAGAAGGCAGGGTTAACCAACTGATGATGCTTCAGTTTAATAGGAAAATTTAGACACAGTGCATGTCGCATAAGACACAGTGCCCTTATTATAAGGAGCTACTTCCATTTTATCTGTTGGTTGATCTTCACTCGGTCTAAGGAGTAAGAGAATAAAGTGGACAAGGGCTGCTTTGTCACTCCTCAGGTCCAAGCCTCTTAACGTCTGCTGTTCTCCACAGGCCATCTGAAGACAGCTCTCAGTGAGTACGTGGCCCAGCTTGAGGCCGTGAAGCTGATCAGGAGCAACAAGCGCTTGGGGGTTATTggaggccgggggctgggggcgGCACGGGCCTCCGGGGATGTGATCGTGTTCATGGACTCtcactgtgagtgtcacccAGGCTGGCTggagccactgctggatagaaTAGCAGGAGACAGGTGAGACCGTCAGTCCTCTTTATATTCGATACTCATCAGGACTCTGTGGGAGTGTATTCTTTTTGTGCTCTCTTTCATTTCTCCCCCCCTCCAGTTTTATCCAGTTAACCTCCTGAAAGATCTTGCTTACTCATTTTATACTTTTTGCCTAAAGATAGGTTGTGTACATACtcctgttttatttcttttatttCCTACATGGCTCTAGTAGACCCATGAGGAGTGATCGGAGTGATGTACCAAGGTAATTCATATTTTCTCACCACACCTAAATTTAAATCTTGCACATTCAGCTTAAATGAAATGGACTGTATTTGGGCTTACTCATGCAAAATAGGTGTATGTCTAGTCACACAAGCTATTATCCAAAGGATCTGTGAGGATTGAGCAGCTCCCCAAAATAGAAACCCGGGTGGTCTCAGCCCAGCTCTTTCAACATCTTTCCACTTCACTTTCACTGCCCTTTATGTTTTCTTGACAAGCAGTATCCCACAAAGACCTCCAAATGAAATGCAGGGACACTCCAGCATCCACCAGTGGGTATAGTGCTGCTTGTGAAGTCCCCTTGTGTGAGTTTCACCTGACAGCTGTGAACCGAACTttgtgacagagagagggaaatgCAGGACTCCTGTGTAATGGAGTCACGGTGCGTAAGGAGAAGTGTGACAGGGGCTGTAGAGGGATGAGTTACAAGAATTAGGGGTTAAGAAGTGAGATAGATAGGCAGTAGCACAAAAGTGTCAGTCCACGCATGAATTACTTATTTCTGAAATGAGTTTTGGTTTAAACATgtgtttgctttctttcttcttcttcttattcattttcttcttttctattga is a genomic window of Amia ocellicauda isolate fAmiCal2 chromosome 10, fAmiCal2.hap1, whole genome shotgun sequence containing:
- the LOC136760332 gene encoding polypeptide N-acetylgalactosaminyltransferase 15-like isoform X2, translating into MACSVAISWCAAGWVARYKSVSSACNMRLRCRYRLCRLQFVFLWLVLGFLAMMVTFLDPLFGELSKKPLLVPRHQPEERPCAVDDVLDLDGLSSLGSLKEDQLIIVTSKLRSQADHPKQGRYRVLRAGGRKETGMSQSTHGDLGKPVHLSLHGSERDLEESGLKRHGFNEVVSEKISLHRRLSEVRHPLCLTQQYSTHLPTASVIICFHNEAWSTLLRTVHSVLDTVSRELLKEIILVDDLSQQGHLKTALSEYVAQLEAVKLIRSNKRLGVIGGRGLGAARASGDVIVFMDSHCECHPGWLEPLLDRIAGDRSRVLSPVIDSINWNTFQYHGSPHPQRGVFDWKLDFHWEPVPKYQQKKHESPIHPVRSPALPGGVLAIERHYFQRIGAYDPGMTLWGLENVELSIRVWLCGGSMEVHPCSRVGHLYRSHIPYSFPDDDMVERNKIRVAETWLDSYKRIFYKRDTVAYFISKAENANCTERLQLRKRLGCKNFHWFLSDVHPELYIPQDTPGHSGEARLSSPW
- the LOC136760332 gene encoding polypeptide N-acetylgalactosaminyltransferase 15-like isoform X1, with the translated sequence MACSVAISWCAAGWVARYKSVSSACNMRLRCRYRLCRLQFVFLWLVLGFLAMMVTFLDPLFGELSKKPLLVPRHQPEERPCAVDDVLDLDGLSSLGSLKEDQLIIVTSKLRSQADHPKQGRYRVLRAGGRKETGMSQSTHGDLGKPVHLSLHGSERDLEESGLKRHGFNEVVSEKISLHRRLSEVRHPLCLTQQYSTHLPTASVIICFHNEAWSTLLRTVHSVLDTVSRELLKEIILVDDLSQQGHLKTALSEYVAQLEAVKLIRSNKRLGVIGGRGLGAARASGDVIVFMDSHCECHPGWLEPLLDRIAGDRSRVLSPVIDSINWNTFQYHGSPHPQRGVFDWKLDFHWEPVPKYQQKKHESPIHPVRSPALPGGVLAIERHYFQRIGAYDPGMTLWGLENVELSIRVWLCGGSMEVHPCSRVGHLYRSHIPYSFPDDDMVERNKIRVAETWLDSYKRIFYKRDTVAYFISKLYNVGTGYCADHKNGWSTMEQPMDISPCSGNGNQHCEYNTLREIRCGSAGQLCLDVRQERVTVAACSLKQHTHLRQQWRVVNHSGEIVHVASGKCMEAVDSEGGRGLFLRACSAAPQQQWLFEQLIVLNEG